A region from the Halosolutus gelatinilyticus genome encodes:
- a CDS encoding CPBP family intramembrane glutamic endopeptidase, with translation METTQRDGPIWSTIVAVGLAVLGILATQFTTLPAFLVDPALFESPTNASIGGRTLLLILNFLGFVLAGGAYLAWTGRGWSYVDLRWPTKRGWLYVLAGIAGSIAFYFLASVLIQMLRLPTADSQVLDYVGTDQTMILVMIVIVFFFNAPAEEFLFRNVVQKRLYAAFTRLQSVAIASLIFALIHFPTYVLYAESIVATGVSLAIVFGGAIIFGYLYAETDNLVVPIAAHAAFNAFQFGLLYIAIEYNLDGAEPTTSLLVDLVASMPL, from the coding sequence ATGGAGACGACACAGCGCGACGGCCCGATCTGGTCGACGATCGTCGCGGTCGGCCTGGCGGTACTCGGCATCCTCGCGACCCAGTTCACGACGCTGCCGGCGTTTCTGGTCGACCCCGCGCTCTTCGAGTCGCCGACGAACGCATCGATCGGGGGGCGAACACTCCTGTTGATCCTCAACTTCCTCGGGTTCGTCCTCGCCGGCGGCGCCTACCTGGCTTGGACCGGTCGGGGCTGGTCGTACGTCGACCTTCGGTGGCCGACGAAACGGGGCTGGCTCTACGTCCTCGCGGGGATCGCGGGCAGCATCGCGTTCTACTTCCTCGCCAGCGTGCTCATCCAGATGCTCAGGCTCCCCACTGCGGACAGCCAGGTCCTCGATTACGTCGGGACCGATCAGACGATGATCCTGGTCATGATCGTCATCGTCTTTTTCTTCAACGCCCCCGCCGAGGAGTTCCTCTTCCGGAACGTCGTCCAGAAGCGCCTTTATGCAGCCTTTACGCGGCTCCAATCGGTCGCCATCGCGAGTCTGATCTTCGCGCTGATCCACTTTCCGACCTACGTCCTCTACGCCGAGTCGATCGTCGCGACCGGCGTCTCGCTCGCGATCGTCTTCGGCGGCGCGATCATCTTCGGTTACCTCTACGCGGAGACGGACAACCTCGTCGTCCCGATCGCCGCTCACGCCGCCTTCAACGCCTTCCAGTTCGGCCTGCTCTATATCGCAATCGAGTACAACCTCGACGGCGCCGAGCCCACCACCTCGCTGCTCGTCGATCTCGTCGCGTCGATGCCGCTGTAG
- a CDS encoding ABC transporter permease → MSERTEPLHAIDGSDAFEAVSDRTLTRKERYRRLFDRWVLAPGRIVWSERRARVGAAIILLYVAVGLLGPRLYTEPRTNQGPRSLAPLAEGLAYPLGTDNLGRDILAQLIHATPSMLQMIMAGGLFVTVMGVTVGTVSGYAGGRTDRILSLLTDIVMTIPGLPLIVILAALLAPQNPIVTGLILTVNVWAGLAREIRSQVLSISRHSYVEASQAMGLSTPGIIVKDILPNIMPYVLITFVNAARQVIFASVGLYFLGVLPYDSVVNWGVMIDQSVSGGAMHVVSLAHWLIAPLATITLLSFGLILFSQGTDRMFNPRVRARHSSTTDSGDEPTDGDVATTGGGIR, encoded by the coding sequence ATGAGCGAGCGAACGGAACCGCTGCACGCGATCGACGGGAGCGACGCGTTCGAAGCCGTCTCCGACAGGACGCTGACCCGAAAGGAGCGATACCGGCGACTGTTCGATCGGTGGGTCCTCGCCCCCGGCCGGATCGTCTGGAGCGAGCGCCGCGCTCGCGTCGGCGCGGCGATCATCCTGCTGTACGTGGCCGTCGGTCTGCTCGGTCCGCGACTCTACACGGAACCGCGGACCAACCAGGGGCCGCGATCGCTCGCGCCGCTCGCGGAGGGGCTGGCCTACCCCCTCGGCACCGACAACCTCGGCCGCGACATCCTCGCTCAGCTGATCCACGCGACGCCGTCGATGCTGCAGATGATCATGGCCGGCGGCCTGTTCGTGACGGTCATGGGCGTCACCGTCGGCACGGTCTCGGGGTACGCCGGCGGCCGGACCGACCGGATCCTCTCGCTGCTCACGGACATCGTGATGACCATCCCGGGACTCCCGCTGATCGTCATCCTGGCCGCGCTGCTCGCGCCCCAGAACCCGATCGTGACGGGCCTCATCCTGACGGTCAACGTCTGGGCCGGCCTCGCCAGGGAGATCCGATCGCAGGTCCTCTCGATCAGCCGCCACTCCTACGTCGAGGCGTCCCAGGCGATGGGACTCTCGACGCCGGGGATCATCGTCAAAGACATCCTTCCAAACATCATGCCGTACGTACTGATCACGTTCGTTAACGCCGCGAGACAGGTCATCTTCGCATCGGTCGGACTGTACTTCCTGGGCGTGTTGCCCTACGACAGCGTCGTCAACTGGGGCGTCATGATCGATCAGTCGGTCAGCGGCGGCGCGATGCACGTCGTCTCGCTGGCCCACTGGCTGATCGCGCCGCTGGCGACGATCACGCTCCTGTCGTTCGGGCTGATCCTGTTCTCGCAGGGCACCGATCGAATGTTCAATCCGCGCGTCCGTGCCCGACACTCTTCGACGACCGATTCGGGCGACGAACCGACCGACGGAGACGTCGCGACGACCGGGGGTGGGATCCGATGA
- a CDS encoding ABC transporter ATP-binding protein yields the protein MSGHSGAAAAAATDPRSDHVLSCRDLSVEFHMDRGTSTVLNGMDIDIERNEIIGVVGESGSGKSMFASALLDAVVEPGITSGTVTYRPSDGEPIDVLDLTDDRLRQLRWEEISMVFQGALSSFNPTLKIRGHFVETLEAHGYDVTTGMERTRELLSDLYLDPDRVLGSYPHELSGGMKQRALIALSLVLEPEVLVMDEPTAALDLLMQRSIVSLLSDLRDKYDLTMVFITHDLPLVTKLADRIGVLYAFELAEVGRTKEILRSPKHPYTRALLNSTPDIESPLEEMRPIEGSAPDPVNVPSGCPYHERCPLATGDCATVKPAMEPVSETHDVACHHWDRVDDEIELTTEVGR from the coding sequence ATGAGCGGCCACTCCGGCGCCGCGGCCGCCGCGGCGACCGATCCGCGGTCCGATCACGTCCTCAGCTGTCGGGACCTCTCCGTCGAGTTCCACATGGATCGCGGGACGTCGACGGTTCTCAACGGGATGGACATCGACATCGAGCGCAACGAGATCATCGGCGTCGTCGGCGAATCCGGCTCCGGAAAGTCGATGTTCGCGTCCGCGCTGCTGGACGCCGTCGTCGAACCCGGCATCACGTCGGGGACGGTCACCTACCGGCCGTCGGACGGCGAGCCGATCGACGTCCTCGATCTCACGGACGATCGACTCCGACAGCTTCGCTGGGAGGAGATCTCGATGGTATTCCAGGGTGCCCTCTCGTCGTTCAACCCGACGCTGAAGATCCGCGGACACTTCGTGGAGACGCTCGAAGCGCACGGCTACGACGTTACGACGGGGATGGAACGCACCCGCGAACTCCTCTCGGACCTGTACCTCGATCCCGATCGGGTGCTCGGTTCGTACCCGCACGAACTCTCCGGCGGGATGAAACAGCGCGCGCTCATCGCGCTCTCGCTCGTCCTCGAACCGGAGGTGCTCGTCATGGACGAGCCGACCGCCGCGCTCGACCTGCTGATGCAGCGCTCGATCGTCAGCCTGCTGTCGGACCTCCGGGACAAGTACGACCTGACGATGGTGTTCATCACGCACGACCTGCCGCTGGTGACGAAACTCGCGGACCGCATCGGCGTCCTCTACGCGTTCGAACTCGCGGAGGTCGGCCGGACCAAGGAGATCCTCCGGTCCCCGAAACATCCCTACACGCGAGCGCTGCTGAACTCGACGCCCGACATCGAGTCGCCCCTCGAGGAGATGCGGCCGATCGAAGGCTCGGCGCCCGACCCCGTCAACGTTCCGTCGGGCTGTCCGTACCACGAGCGGTGCCCCCTGGCGACCGGCGACTGTGCGACGGTTAAGCCCGCGATGGAACCGGTCAGCGAGACCCACGACGTCGCCTGCCACCACTGGGATCGCGTCGACGACGAAATCGAACTGACCACGGAGGTGGGGCGATGA
- a CDS encoding ABC transporter substrate-binding protein, whose protein sequence is MRREHVLPSSAETSRRRLLQLTGAAGAAALAGCSGGGDDSESTNEEITGDEPMTDRTFTAPTTVLPGDMQWNAANQSNYPDRPGFVIFDRLVYFRATTGEFVEGALADWEVGEDAATLTLQDDLSWHNGEDATAADLERKLHIALYDNHPIGNFTSVEDVAAVDDTTVEVGLEADVSEPVFLNSIQSMELDMPAEQYQDILEEFEDDPEATPLTDFAPEEPIGTGPFAYEKAGEQELITTRFEDSHWADNVNFAEYRFLFIDGNDQAWQALRGGSVDALHNIFTSPDIITSFPGSVVEVQQPANWGLSIAFDHDHEHFGQREVRKAIAHAIDREIIAENSASGGDAKAPVNKPTGIVGNFDGSADDWLDDPDAFEDYAGKNTDRAAELLESAGFSREDGTWVDEDGQTLAFEFKVPAAWNEWVEAAITINQHLQDFGIETNLITRDDGVYFGQDLYGDQGFDAAGFWWSDGWTYPYHTLEWNLNSWDAQNVYNYPGSVEIPPIGEPDGEPETIEFATEFEELVGMDPEGDETRQRINELAWAFNYDLPQLPIQEKVDQCFVSTENFKVVGDSDPDASVQYPTTFLPRIGKLVAKAE, encoded by the coding sequence ATGAGACGAGAGCACGTGTTACCTAGCAGCGCAGAGACATCACGGCGTCGACTCCTGCAGCTCACCGGCGCGGCCGGCGCGGCGGCGCTCGCGGGTTGTTCCGGCGGCGGCGACGACTCCGAGTCGACCAACGAGGAGATCACCGGCGACGAACCGATGACCGATCGGACGTTCACCGCGCCGACAACGGTCCTCCCCGGCGACATGCAGTGGAATGCAGCGAACCAGAGCAACTATCCGGACCGCCCTGGCTTCGTGATCTTCGACCGGCTGGTGTACTTCCGGGCGACGACCGGCGAGTTCGTCGAGGGGGCGCTCGCCGACTGGGAGGTCGGCGAGGACGCGGCGACGCTGACCCTCCAGGACGACCTGTCGTGGCACAACGGCGAAGACGCCACGGCGGCGGACCTCGAGCGAAAGCTGCACATCGCACTGTACGACAATCACCCGATCGGGAACTTCACGTCGGTCGAAGACGTCGCGGCCGTCGACGATACGACCGTCGAGGTCGGACTCGAGGCCGACGTCTCCGAGCCGGTCTTTCTCAACTCGATCCAGAGCATGGAACTGGATATGCCGGCCGAACAGTACCAGGACATCCTCGAGGAGTTCGAGGACGATCCCGAGGCGACGCCGCTCACCGATTTCGCGCCCGAGGAACCGATCGGCACGGGCCCGTTCGCGTACGAGAAGGCCGGCGAGCAGGAGCTGATCACCACGAGGTTCGAGGACTCCCACTGGGCCGACAACGTCAACTTCGCCGAGTACCGGTTCCTGTTCATCGACGGGAACGATCAGGCCTGGCAGGCGCTCCGCGGCGGATCGGTGGACGCCCTGCACAACATCTTCACGTCGCCGGACATCATCACGTCGTTCCCGGGGTCCGTCGTCGAGGTCCAACAGCCCGCCAACTGGGGGCTGTCGATCGCGTTCGACCACGATCACGAGCACTTCGGACAGCGCGAGGTTCGGAAGGCGATCGCCCACGCGATCGATCGCGAGATCATCGCGGAGAACTCGGCGAGCGGCGGCGACGCGAAGGCGCCCGTGAACAAGCCGACCGGCATCGTCGGGAACTTCGACGGCTCGGCCGACGACTGGCTCGACGATCCGGACGCCTTCGAGGACTACGCCGGGAAGAACACCGATCGAGCCGCCGAACTGCTCGAATCGGCCGGGTTCTCTCGCGAGGACGGCACCTGGGTCGACGAGGACGGTCAGACGCTCGCCTTCGAGTTCAAGGTGCCCGCCGCCTGGAACGAGTGGGTCGAGGCCGCGATCACGATCAACCAACACCTCCAGGATTTCGGCATCGAGACCAACCTCATCACCCGGGACGACGGCGTCTACTTCGGACAGGACCTCTACGGCGATCAGGGCTTCGACGCGGCCGGATTCTGGTGGTCCGACGGCTGGACGTACCCGTACCACACCCTCGAGTGGAACTTGAACAGCTGGGACGCACAGAACGTCTACAACTACCCCGGGTCGGTCGAGATCCCGCCGATCGGCGAGCCCGACGGCGAGCCCGAGACGATCGAGTTCGCCACAGAGTTCGAGGAGCTCGTCGGCATGGACCCCGAGGGAGACGAGACGCGACAGAGGATCAACGAACTGGCGTGGGCCTTCAACTACGACCTTCCGCAGCTGCCGATCCAGGAGAAGGTAGACCAGTGTTTCGTCTCGACCGAGAACTTCAAAGTCGTCGGCGACTCGGACCCGGACGCGTCGGTCCAGTACCCGACGACGTTCCTCCCGCGGATCGGGAAGCTCGTGGCGAAAGCGGAGTAG
- the hjc gene encoding Holliday junction resolvase Hjc, whose amino-acid sequence MSQAKGDRRERELVNALDDAGFAVMRAPASGSATERELPDVLAGDGDVFYAIEAKSSAGDPIYLSGEEVEALTYFARNFGAKPRIGVRFDREDWYFFHPADLYVTDGGNYRVKKETAIADGTDFTEFVGESEKVTLDAIDEADSGPDEDILRVLNAVKQGVMDIDEATELLE is encoded by the coding sequence ATGTCTCAGGCGAAGGGCGACCGCCGCGAGCGGGAACTCGTCAACGCACTCGACGACGCCGGCTTCGCGGTGATGCGCGCCCCCGCGAGCGGCTCCGCGACCGAACGCGAACTCCCCGACGTACTCGCCGGCGACGGCGACGTCTTCTACGCGATCGAAGCTAAATCGAGCGCCGGCGATCCGATCTACCTCTCCGGCGAGGAGGTCGAGGCGCTGACCTACTTCGCCCGGAACTTCGGGGCGAAACCCCGAATCGGCGTCCGGTTCGATCGGGAGGACTGGTACTTCTTTCACCCCGCCGACCTCTACGTGACCGACGGCGGCAACTACCGCGTCAAGAAGGAAACCGCGATCGCCGACGGGACCGACTTTACCGAATTCGTCGGCGAGAGCGAGAAGGTCACGCTCGACGCGATCGACGAGGCCGACTCCGGCCCCGACGAGGACATTCTCCGCGTCCTGAACGCCGTCAAGCAGGGCGTAATGGACATCGACGAGGCCACCGAACTGCTCGAGTAG
- a CDS encoding glycoside hydrolase family 3 N-terminal domain-containing protein — MTSLEDSEPYLDPSLSIEARVADLLDRMTLAEKIGQLAGSYVGTLAEGPHGVDDVIEEIDEYHIGAVAPFGWGGSPNESLADAVDAARRLQNYAVEETRLGVPLLFAADAIHGHAYVKESTVFPNNLGAAATWCPDLVERTAGITAAEMRATGAAQNYSPTCDVVRDPRWGRTGETYGESPFLVGTLVAGEIRGYQGDELDETSVLATAKHFPAYGVPTRGEDAAPVDVSSHTLRNALLPPFETALDAGAGAVMPCYNSIDGEPAHGSRRFLTELLREELGFDGVVVSDWNGITQLHEEHRTAGTPIEAARQTREAGLDIGSVAGGEHARHVRELVDRGELSERAIDDSVERVLRAKFALGLFEDPYPDPDAADVLGAPAHLDIAREAVRKSLTLLQNDGDVLPLDDGVDEVFVTGPNADEMVHQNGGWSCNADAGVPGTTILEGIADVVDDETTVTHEPGSGINAPVDIDAAAERAAEADVAVVALGEDWYLHEFGPSAETDGETGEFPTRNELSLPDAQRDLVTAVSETGTPVVAVLVTGRPLAVEWLAETVPAILMAYYPGRVGGEVIAETLFGESEPGGRLPISIPRSAESLPTYFNHLPHPRPIGSDEHPSSYDPLFEFGHGLSYTTVEYESIDLSADAICPGEDLAVRVTVANAGDRRGSEVVQAFGRDEFSSVVTPVRELWAFERVDLEPGERATVDLRISPDELGLFDRSRDGRLDDGSLRLFVADRTFELAAPPRDN, encoded by the coding sequence ATGACAAGCCTAGAGGACAGCGAGCCGTACCTAGATCCGTCGCTGTCGATCGAAGCGCGCGTCGCCGATCTGCTCGATCGGATGACGCTCGCGGAGAAGATCGGCCAACTGGCCGGCTCCTACGTCGGGACGCTCGCCGAGGGTCCCCACGGAGTCGACGACGTCATCGAGGAGATCGACGAGTACCACATCGGCGCCGTCGCCCCCTTCGGCTGGGGCGGGTCGCCCAACGAGTCGCTCGCGGACGCGGTCGACGCGGCGCGCCGGTTGCAGAACTACGCCGTCGAGGAGACGCGACTGGGCGTCCCGCTCTTGTTCGCCGCCGACGCGATCCACGGTCACGCGTACGTCAAGGAGTCGACCGTCTTTCCGAACAACCTCGGCGCGGCGGCGACGTGGTGTCCCGATCTCGTCGAACGCACGGCCGGGATCACGGCGGCGGAGATGCGCGCGACCGGGGCCGCGCAGAACTACAGTCCGACCTGCGACGTCGTGCGCGATCCGCGGTGGGGCCGGACCGGAGAGACGTACGGCGAGAGCCCGTTCCTCGTCGGTACGCTGGTCGCGGGTGAGATCCGCGGCTACCAGGGCGACGAACTCGACGAGACCTCGGTGCTCGCGACGGCGAAGCACTTCCCGGCCTACGGCGTCCCCACGCGCGGCGAGGACGCCGCGCCGGTCGACGTCTCCTCGCACACGCTTCGCAACGCGCTCCTCCCGCCGTTCGAAACGGCGCTCGACGCGGGCGCCGGCGCGGTGATGCCGTGTTACAACTCGATCGACGGCGAACCGGCGCACGGATCGCGGCGGTTCCTGACCGAGCTTCTCCGCGAGGAACTGGGCTTCGACGGGGTCGTCGTCTCCGACTGGAACGGGATCACCCAGTTACACGAGGAACACCGCACGGCGGGAACGCCGATCGAGGCGGCGCGCCAGACCCGGGAGGCAGGTCTCGACATCGGGTCGGTCGCCGGCGGCGAACACGCCCGGCACGTCCGTGAACTGGTCGACCGCGGCGAGCTGTCCGAACGGGCGATCGACGATAGTGTCGAGCGAGTGTTGCGGGCGAAGTTCGCGCTCGGGCTCTTCGAGGATCCGTACCCGGACCCCGACGCTGCGGACGTCCTGGGTGCCCCCGCACACCTCGACATCGCGCGCGAGGCCGTCCGGAAGTCGCTCACCCTGTTGCAAAACGACGGGGACGTGCTCCCGCTCGACGACGGCGTCGACGAGGTGTTCGTGACCGGACCGAACGCCGACGAGATGGTCCACCAGAACGGCGGATGGAGCTGCAACGCGGACGCCGGCGTCCCGGGGACGACGATCCTCGAGGGGATCGCCGACGTCGTCGACGACGAGACGACCGTCACCCACGAACCCGGAAGCGGGATCAACGCGCCCGTCGATATCGACGCCGCCGCGGAGCGCGCGGCCGAGGCGGACGTCGCCGTGGTCGCCCTCGGCGAGGACTGGTACCTCCACGAGTTCGGCCCGTCCGCGGAGACCGACGGCGAGACCGGCGAGTTCCCGACGCGGAACGAACTCTCGCTTCCAGACGCGCAGCGCGATCTCGTCACGGCGGTGTCGGAGACGGGGACGCCAGTCGTCGCGGTTCTGGTCACCGGCCGCCCGCTGGCCGTCGAGTGGCTGGCGGAGACGGTGCCGGCGATCCTCATGGCGTACTACCCCGGCCGGGTCGGCGGCGAGGTGATCGCGGAGACGCTGTTCGGCGAGTCCGAACCCGGCGGGCGGCTCCCCATCTCGATCCCGCGATCGGCGGAGTCGCTCCCGACGTACTTCAACCACCTGCCGCACCCGCGCCCGATCGGGTCCGACGAGCATCCGTCGTCGTACGACCCGCTGTTCGAATTCGGCCACGGCCTCAGCTACACCACCGTCGAGTACGAGTCGATCGACCTCTCTGCGGACGCGATCTGTCCGGGCGAGGATCTCGCGGTCCGCGTCACGGTAGCTAACGCGGGTGATCGACGCGGAAGCGAGGTCGTCCAGGCGTTCGGCCGGGACGAGTTCAGCTCGGTCGTGACCCCCGTCCGCGAACTGTGGGCGTTCGAGCGCGTCGATCTCGAACCCGGCGAGCGAGCGACCGTCGACCTCCGGATCAGCCCGGACGAGCTCGGCCTCTTCGATCGATCGCGCGACGGCCGACTCGACGACGGAAGCCTCCGCCTTTTCGTCGCGGACCGAACGTTCGAACTCGCCGCCCCGCCGCGCGATAACTGA
- a CDS encoding ABC transporter permease, producing the protein MQRYYIERTLQAIVTVVSVMSLAFFLIRLMPGNPADAYRAELIQNNPQLSQAEIDHRVERKLNVIPDAPLHEQYVNYVTGLLRGDLGESINEGVPVSEIIAEALPWTIFTMSIALLLSFAIGISLGALMAYKEGSSFDNGFSVLSILCNSIPNYVVGILLIWFLGHRFELFPTGGRHSTEMDRTVELLAPVETLAFLGDALWHAALLILSYAIVAAGGWALRMRGNSIQVLGEDYLRVARLRGLSERRIATRYVGRNAVLPLYTALLIAIGFALGGSVILEQVFTYPGVGYYMIEGLEARDYPLMMGVFLVMTVAVVIGVYVADLTYGLIDPRAQTRGGEH; encoded by the coding sequence ATGCAACGATACTACATCGAACGCACGCTACAGGCGATCGTCACGGTGGTTTCGGTGATGAGCCTCGCCTTTTTTCTCATTCGGTTGATGCCCGGCAACCCCGCTGACGCCTATCGCGCGGAGCTCATTCAGAACAATCCTCAGCTGTCCCAGGCCGAGATCGACCACCGCGTCGAACGCAAACTCAACGTGATCCCGGACGCGCCGCTACACGAACAGTACGTGAACTACGTGACGGGGCTGCTTCGGGGCGACCTCGGCGAGTCGATCAACGAGGGCGTTCCGGTGTCCGAGATCATCGCGGAGGCGCTCCCCTGGACGATCTTCACGATGTCGATCGCGCTGTTGCTCTCCTTCGCGATCGGCATCTCGCTCGGCGCCCTGATGGCGTACAAGGAGGGGAGTTCCTTCGACAACGGATTCTCCGTGCTCTCGATCCTGTGCAACTCGATCCCGAACTACGTCGTCGGCATCCTGCTGATCTGGTTTCTCGGCCACCGGTTCGAACTGTTCCCCACCGGCGGACGGCACTCGACCGAGATGGACCGAACGGTGGAGCTACTGGCGCCGGTCGAGACCCTCGCGTTCCTCGGTGACGCGCTCTGGCACGCGGCGCTGTTGATCCTGTCGTACGCGATCGTCGCGGCCGGCGGGTGGGCCCTGCGAATGCGGGGCAACAGCATCCAGGTGCTCGGCGAGGACTACCTGCGGGTCGCGCGCCTCCGCGGGCTCTCGGAGCGGCGGATCGCGACGCGGTACGTGGGTCGAAACGCGGTGCTGCCGCTGTACACGGCGCTGCTGATCGCGATCGGCTTCGCGCTCGGCGGCAGCGTCATCCTCGAGCAGGTGTTCACGTACCCCGGCGTCGGCTACTACATGATCGAGGGGCTGGAGGCCCGCGACTACCCGCTCATGATGGGCGTCTTCCTCGTGATGACCGTCGCGGTCGTGATCGGCGTCTACGTCGCCGACCTCACGTACGGGCTGATCGATCCGCGGGCGCAGACGCGAGGGGGTGAGCACTGA
- a CDS encoding oligopeptide/dipeptide ABC transporter ATP-binding protein, producing the protein MSADEPVVSMEGVDVHFEKEGGLNPFADPQTVQAVDGVDLEIPENDVVAIVGESGSGKTTLGKAAVGLQRPTGGTVKYREQDVWKAKKRFSKPSIPYDDIRRSLQIIHQDPGSSLNPHRTVEASLAEPLKKYQTDLGPEDREARILAMLERVGMTPPHDYARRYPHQLSGGEKQRVALVRALLMNPDLILADEAVSALDVSLRVEVMDLMLDLQEQFDTSFLFISHDLSNARYLAEHAGGRLGVMYLGELVELGTAEEVLRNPQHPYTKVLKWATPSLSPDEGAAEPPVREIDIPDPVDPPSGCRFHTRCPYATEHCREATPDRRSIGAGTHRASCFRLDESSDYWRSEPLEGASLDADE; encoded by the coding sequence ATGAGCGCCGACGAGCCCGTCGTCTCGATGGAGGGCGTCGACGTCCACTTCGAGAAAGAGGGCGGCCTCAACCCCTTCGCGGACCCGCAGACGGTGCAGGCGGTCGACGGCGTCGACCTCGAGATCCCCGAGAACGACGTCGTCGCGATCGTCGGCGAGTCCGGCAGCGGAAAGACCACGCTGGGCAAGGCGGCCGTCGGCCTGCAGCGGCCGACCGGCGGCACCGTCAAATACCGGGAACAGGACGTCTGGAAGGCGAAAAAGCGGTTCTCGAAGCCGTCGATTCCGTACGACGACATCCGGCGATCGCTCCAGATCATCCACCAGGACCCCGGCTCGTCGCTGAACCCGCACCGGACCGTGGAGGCGTCGCTCGCCGAACCGCTGAAGAAGTACCAGACCGATCTCGGACCCGAGGACCGCGAGGCGCGGATCCTCGCGATGCTCGAGCGCGTCGGCATGACGCCGCCGCACGACTACGCCCGGCGGTACCCCCACCAGCTGTCCGGCGGCGAGAAACAGCGGGTCGCGCTGGTCCGAGCGCTACTGATGAACCCCGATCTCATCCTGGCCGACGAGGCCGTCAGCGCGCTCGACGTCTCGCTGCGCGTCGAGGTGATGGACCTCATGCTCGACTTACAAGAGCAGTTCGACACGTCCTTCCTCTTCATCTCGCACGACCTCTCGAACGCGCGCTACCTGGCCGAGCACGCCGGCGGTCGACTCGGCGTGATGTACCTCGGCGAACTCGTCGAACTCGGCACCGCGGAGGAGGTTCTTCGGAACCCGCAACACCCCTATACGAAGGTGTTGAAGTGGGCCACGCCATCGCTCAGCCCGGACGAGGGCGCGGCGGAACCGCCGGTCCGGGAGATCGACATCCCCGACCCGGTCGACCCGCCGTCGGGCTGTCGGTTCCACACGCGGTGTCCCTACGCGACCGAGCACTGCCGCGAGGCGACGCCCGATCGGCGCTCGATCGGCGCGGGCACGCACCGGGCGTCCTGCTTCCGCCTGGACGAGAGCAGCGACTACTGGCGCAGCGAGCCGCTCGAGGGCGCCAGCCTGGATGCGGACGAGTAG